Proteins from a single region of Sesamum indicum cultivar Zhongzhi No. 13 linkage group LG5, S_indicum_v1.0, whole genome shotgun sequence:
- the LOC105162205 gene encoding membrane-associated progesterone-binding protein 4 has product MRWSPFLGIPICVALLSFSLFKFFSLKSPISRSLPRLFTAEELALYNGTDTGLPILLGILGSVFDVTKGKSHYGVGGGYSHFSGRDASRAFVSGNFTGEGLTDNLHGLSSTEVKSIVEWRDFYIRTYIFVGKLVGRYYDNEGNPTKYLKGVEAKAARGAQLLEKQKKEEAKLASCNSKWSQEEGSEVWCDKGYPRLVQRPLEIALTGKMSKRCACFQEDQLGQAGLEVYDGCDYFANRCRL; this is encoded by the exons ATGCGTTGGTCCCCTTTTCTAGGGATCCCAATTTGCGTggctcttctctctttctcgcTCTTCaagtttttctctctcaaatctCCCATCAGTCGTTCTCTGCCT AGATTATTTACTGCAGAGGAACTAGCTCTGTACAATGGAACTGATACTGGGTTGCCTATTCTTCTTGGTATACTCGG GTCAGTGTTCGATGTAACTAAAGGCAAAAGTCATTATGGTGTCGGAGGAGGCTATAGCCATTTTTCGGGCAG AGATGCCTCTCGTGCATTTGTCTCTGGAAATTTTACTG GTGAGGGACTTACAGATAACCTGCATGGTTTGTCTAGCACTGAG GTGAAAAGCATCGTTGAATGGCGAGATTTCTACATCAGAACATACAT ATTTGTGGGCAAGTTAGTAGGTCGCTATTATGACAATGAAGGAAACCCGACAAAGTACTTGAAAGGGGTCGAAGCTAAAGCAGCTAGAGGTGCACAGCTGCTTGAGAaacagaagaaagaagaagctAAACTAGCCAGCTGTAATTCAAAATGGAGCCAGGAAGAGGGTTCAGAG GTATGGTGTGACAAAGGCTATCCAAGATTAGTTCAAAGACCTCTAGAAATAGCTCTGACTGGGAAAATGAGCAAGCGCTGTGCTTGCTTCCAAGAAGATCAACTGGGCCAGGCAGGTTTGGAAGTTTATGATGGATGTGATTACTTTGCCAATAGATGCCGATTATAG